A stretch of Candidatus Neomarinimicrobiota bacterium DNA encodes these proteins:
- a CDS encoding lamin tail domain-containing protein translates to MKQSVTLFLLSVPLGGQILISEIMFDLDGTDSPNEFVEIFNSSLSESIDLAGWTISDRSSQDELTDAGTGMLLLPGSYAVILEGDYEMEGGLYQGIIPDTVLVLKVDDNSIGNQLSSSDSLFLISASNDTVDSQGWADIFRPGYSLERKRFDRPSVASNWTISIDSLGSPGYLNSVTPPDIDVTLDSATVTHNPLFPFPDEEILLSIPVYNEGMQPISGTVSVIEMGEHLTASPFEEIADADSIELRMTLPPLTSGIHTLQIVAETESDGNRGNDAVEHEIIVRYNKRVLTLNEFHYAPGSDVPEFIEIVNLSDNVIDLAGWGFSDADTSKIRLMPQYSLPSEGYAVLTEDSMVNWALPPDANTLFSPDGFPSLNNSGDAIYLFDPAAAVADSLIYTPEWGGAGYRSVEKLNPTLDSSVRSNWGTCVAEGKMTAGVQNSIFLESLPATGSVLLEPNPFSPDGDGHDDLLYISYHLPFTQANVSILIFDRLGRSVRMLANNLASGSQGTLNWDGLTDSGERARIGIYILKVSAVEANSRRNAEWVKTMVLAEPLR, encoded by the coding sequence ATGAAACAGTCAGTGACGCTTTTCCTTCTATCTGTTCCACTCGGCGGTCAGATTCTCATCTCAGAAATCATGTTCGACCTCGACGGCACCGACAGCCCAAACGAGTTCGTGGAGATTTTCAATTCATCCCTCAGCGAGAGTATCGATTTGGCCGGATGGACCATCAGCGATAGATCGTCTCAGGATGAACTGACAGATGCAGGCACGGGAATGCTTCTTCTGCCCGGCTCGTATGCGGTAATTCTGGAAGGCGATTACGAAATGGAAGGCGGACTGTACCAAGGAATCATCCCGGACACAGTACTCGTACTCAAGGTTGACGACAACAGTATTGGCAATCAATTGAGTTCTTCAGATTCGCTCTTTCTCATCAGCGCCAGCAACGACACAGTGGACAGCCAAGGCTGGGCAGACATTTTTCGCCCCGGTTATTCACTGGAAAGGAAACGGTTCGATCGCCCGAGCGTAGCCAGCAACTGGACCATCAGCATCGATTCCCTCGGATCGCCGGGATATCTCAATAGTGTCACACCACCTGATATCGACGTGACGCTCGATTCGGCAACTGTTACTCACAATCCCCTCTTCCCCTTTCCGGATGAAGAGATTCTCCTGTCCATCCCAGTCTATAATGAAGGAATGCAACCGATAAGCGGTACCGTTTCGGTTATCGAAATGGGTGAGCATCTAACAGCGTCGCCGTTTGAAGAAATAGCCGACGCCGATTCTATTGAACTGCGCATGACGCTGCCTCCCCTCACTTCCGGTATTCACACGCTGCAGATAGTTGCTGAAACCGAAAGTGACGGCAACCGGGGAAATGACGCGGTGGAACACGAAATTATCGTGCGATACAATAAGAGAGTATTGACGCTGAACGAGTTCCATTATGCTCCCGGTTCTGATGTGCCGGAGTTCATAGAGATAGTCAACCTTTCGGACAACGTTATTGACTTGGCCGGGTGGGGCTTTTCTGACGCCGACACGAGCAAGATTCGGCTCATGCCGCAATACTCCCTCCCGTCTGAGGGATATGCGGTGCTGACGGAAGATTCAATGGTGAATTGGGCTTTACCACCCGATGCAAACACTCTTTTCTCTCCCGACGGCTTCCCAAGTCTTAATAACAGCGGCGACGCCATTTACCTGTTTGATCCCGCGGCAGCGGTGGCCGACTCCCTCATCTACACGCCTGAGTGGGGCGGCGCAGGGTATCGATCGGTGGAGAAGCTGAATCCGACGCTCGACTCGTCAGTCCGGTCGAACTGGGGAACCTGTGTCGCCGAAGGTAAAATGACCGCCGGCGTTCAGAACAGTATCTTCCTGGAATCACTTCCAGCCACCGGCTCAGTGCTTCTGGAACCCAATCCCTTCTCGCCAGATGGAGACGGTCACGATGACCTTCTGTACATTTCATATCACCTCCCCTTCACACAGGCAAATGTTTCCATTCTTATCTTCGACAGACTGGGACGTTCCGTCCGTATGCTGGCGAACAATCTCGCCAGCGGTTCACAGGGCACTCTCAATTGGGACGGTCTGACTGACAGCGGTGAACGGGCGAGAATAGGGATCTATATTCTTAAGGTGAGTGCGGTCGAGGCGAATTCGCGCAGAAACGCGGAATGGGTAAAGACAATGGTGCTAGCCGAGCCATTACGGTGA
- a CDS encoding helix-turn-helix transcriptional regulator, with the protein MPDVGTVLKSEISRLARKEAKKMAAGLSGSVQDLKRQLRQQRKEIADLHSALATKMDRRDEGKISPELSQEKPAARVRISADSVKSHRKRLKLSQKQLGQLVGVTTITVSNWERGKSTPRGEKREAFAILRDMGLKEVKERLANIQS; encoded by the coding sequence ATGCCCGATGTAGGAACAGTACTTAAGAGTGAGATCAGCCGATTGGCGCGCAAAGAGGCTAAGAAAATGGCTGCCGGTCTGTCCGGATCTGTGCAAGACTTGAAGAGACAGCTCCGGCAGCAGAGAAAGGAAATAGCTGACTTACATAGTGCTCTTGCCACCAAAATGGATCGCCGGGACGAAGGAAAGATCAGCCCTGAGCTTTCACAAGAAAAACCGGCGGCCAGAGTCCGTATCAGCGCCGATTCCGTCAAATCTCATCGCAAACGGTTGAAGCTGTCTCAGAAACAGCTGGGTCAGCTGGTTGGGGTGACCACAATCACGGTGAGCAACTGGGAGAGAGGAAAAAGTACGCCGCGAGGAGAGAAACGCGAAGCTTTCGCGATCTTACGGGATATGGGACTGAAAGAAGTAAAGGAACGCCTCGCAAACATTCAGAGTTAA
- a CDS encoding arsenate reductase ArsC → MNKVLFLCTGNSCRSQIAEGLLRHLAGDRFQVFSAGTYPSRVHPCSIEVMQEWGIDISSQTSDHVDDYLEEGIDIVISVCDDAQQICPTFPGDVKRIHWSIEDPFGSWNTAYENLDSYRKTRNTLKEKIDEFIVVQKQHSAAAS, encoded by the coding sequence ATGAATAAGGTTCTTTTTCTTTGTACTGGAAATTCATGTCGTTCACAAATAGCGGAAGGCCTCTTACGCCATCTCGCTGGCGACCGTTTTCAGGTTTTTAGTGCAGGAACTTATCCGAGCCGCGTTCATCCGTGCAGTATTGAGGTGATGCAGGAGTGGGGTATAGATATCTCCAGTCAGACTTCAGATCATGTGGACGACTATCTGGAAGAAGGCATAGACATCGTTATTTCGGTGTGTGATGATGCACAGCAGATCTGCCCCACTTTCCCGGGAGATGTGAAGAGGATTCACTGGAGTATCGAAGACCCGTTTGGCAGCTGGAATACGGCATACGAAAACCTGGACAGCTACCGCAAAACCAGAAACACCCTAAAAGAGAAGATCGATGAATTTATAGTCGTCCAGAAGCAACACTCGGCTGCTGCTAGCTAG
- a CDS encoding Rieske (2Fe-2S) protein has product MSFGVLIWLNSVLYPVGRYIVPPKIPEANISSLQIGTVADFEVSTGSIFQFGRIPGIIVRVKEDEYIAFSATCSHLSCIVQYREDLNQIWCACHNGIFDLSGKNVSGPPPKPLDEFDVHVRGDEVWVSKKA; this is encoded by the coding sequence ATGAGTTTCGGCGTTCTCATCTGGCTCAACTCTGTTCTGTATCCTGTCGGTCGCTACATCGTCCCGCCGAAGATTCCGGAGGCCAATATTTCATCTCTCCAGATCGGAACTGTAGCTGATTTTGAAGTGAGCACGGGGTCTATCTTTCAATTTGGTCGTATCCCGGGTATTATTGTGAGAGTCAAAGAGGATGAATATATAGCCTTCAGCGCCACCTGCAGTCACCTCAGCTGTATTGTGCAGTATCGTGAAGATCTCAATCAGATCTGGTGTGCCTGCCACAACGGAATTTTTGACCTTTCTGGCAAGAATGTGAGTGGACCTCCCCCGAAACCTCTTGATGAGTTTGACGTCCACGTGAGAGGTGATGAAGTGTGGGTATCGAAGAAGGCGTAA
- a CDS encoding arsenate reductase ArsC, with amino-acid sequence MKKVLFLCTGNSCRSQMAEGILRDLAGDRLEVFSAGTHPTRVNPAGIKVMAEWGIDISHHTSDLVDDYLDVSLRNIASTTLYRRVLFSSSRSLQMRLSDSDN; translated from the coding sequence ATGAAGAAGGTGCTATTTCTTTGCACGGGAAACTCTTGCCGATCCCAAATGGCAGAAGGTATTTTGAGAGATCTGGCCGGGGACCGGCTTGAGGTTTTCAGCGCCGGCACTCACCCCACGCGGGTTAACCCTGCCGGCATAAAAGTGATGGCCGAATGGGGTATCGATATTTCACATCACACCTCTGACCTCGTGGATGATTACCTTGATGTATCCCTCCGAAATATTGCCAGTACCACCCTTTACCGTAGGGTACTTTTTTCTTCTTCAAGAAGTCTACAAATGCGCTTGTCTGATAGCGATAATTGA
- a CDS encoding transcriptional repressor — MRYSHQRETIREIVKSTDSHPTADWIFHKAKRKIPNISLGTVYRNLKHLAAAGFLRVICDDNSTRYDWNKTPHDHLKCSICGDFIDVHLLDDGIRKTVKKNYKFEVDDVEMIIIGTCNKHE; from the coding sequence ATGCGATACAGCCATCAGAGAGAGACAATCCGTGAAATTGTGAAAAGTACAGACTCGCATCCAACAGCTGATTGGATTTTTCACAAGGCAAAAAGAAAGATTCCCAATATCAGTCTAGGAACGGTCTATCGGAATCTTAAACATCTAGCAGCAGCAGGTTTTCTGCGGGTAATCTGTGATGATAATAGTACACGCTATGATTGGAATAAGACACCCCATGACCATTTAAAATGCTCTATTTGTGGGGATTTCATTGATGTCCATTTACTGGATGACGGGATTCGCAAGACTGTAAAAAAGAATTATAAATTTGAAGTAGATGATGTAGAAATGATCATCATTGGAACATGTAATAAACACGAATAA
- a CDS encoding peroxiredoxin, with product MSVLVGKEAPDFSTQAVLADNTIVGDYNFTKARDGKYAVVFFYPLDFTFVCPSELIAMDHRTDKLTELGVEVVGISIDSHHTHHAWRNTEINKGGVGQLKYTLAADMDHSIAQSYGIQSDGGDSYYPAGVAMRATFVIDQNGIVRHQIVNDEPLGRNMDEVVRIVEALQFFEANGQVCAAGWQKGDDGMVNTAEGVAAYLSENADKL from the coding sequence ATGAGTGTACTCGTAGGAAAAGAAGCACCGGATTTTTCCACCCAAGCTGTTTTGGCTGATAATACGATTGTTGGCGATTACAACTTTACCAAGGCTCGTGATGGGAAATATGCTGTTGTGTTCTTTTATCCATTGGATTTTACCTTTGTCTGTCCTTCCGAATTGATCGCCATGGATCATCGTACGGATAAACTCACCGAACTCGGTGTTGAAGTTGTCGGTATTTCAATTGATTCACACCATACCCATCATGCATGGCGGAATACGGAAATAAATAAAGGTGGTGTAGGACAATTAAAATATACCCTGGCTGCTGATATGGATCATTCTATTGCCCAGTCTTACGGAATTCAATCAGATGGTGGTGATTCCTATTATCCTGCCGGGGTGGCCATGCGTGCCACTTTTGTGATTGATCAAAATGGAATCGTTCGACATCAAATCGTCAATGATGAACCCTTGGGCCGCAATATGGATGAAGTTGTTCGGATTGTTGAGGCACTTCAGTTTTTCGAAGCGAACGGACAGGTCTGTGCAGCCGGTTGGCAAAAAGGTGACGATGGTATGGTGAATACAGCTGAAGGTGTTGCTGCATACCTAAGTGAAAACGCCGACAAATTGTAA
- a CDS encoding secondary thiamine-phosphate synthase enzyme YjbQ, with protein sequence MITLSVATHQRIDFVDITSQVREEVNKSRVEDGMVVIYVPHTTCGVTINESADPDVAEDIKMQLTKLVPHKGGYHHLEGNADSHIKTSMIGSSETVFIENGKLVLGTWQGIFLCDFDGPRTRKVYIKIVEG encoded by the coding sequence ATGATTACACTTTCTGTCGCCACGCATCAGAGAATTGACTTTGTTGATATCACCAGTCAGGTCCGGGAAGAAGTGAACAAGAGCAGGGTGGAAGACGGGATGGTTGTTATCTACGTCCCTCATACAACCTGCGGCGTCACCATCAACGAGAGCGCCGATCCCGACGTAGCGGAAGACATTAAGATGCAACTGACCAAACTGGTGCCCCATAAGGGGGGCTACCATCATCTGGAAGGTAACGCCGACAGCCACATCAAGACGAGTATGATTGGCTCATCTGAGACTGTTTTCATAGAAAACGGGAAGCTCGTTTTGGGGACGTGGCAGGGGATTTTCCTGTGTGACTTTGACGGTCCCCGGACAAGAAAAGTTTATATCAAGATTGTTGAGGGGTAG
- the mazG gene encoding nucleoside triphosphate pyrophosphohydrolase, which yields MSKNKEFDELVTIVEKLRGEDGCPWDKEQTHASLLPFFLEEAYEVIETVDQKDWHTLAEELGDILLHVVFQANIAEQNDEFTLQRVISGINEKLVNRHPHVFGDKEADGAFNAKQNWEAAKQEEKGRESRLDGVPVTLPALIRAQRLQQKAAYVGFDWEETDQVWNKVHEEMEELKNAESAGAIKHMEEEVGDLFFALVNLCRFLDISAEDALRKGNQKFTKRFQAVEKELRRRGKKLEETDLTEMDKIWNSQKKST from the coding sequence ATGAGCAAGAATAAGGAATTCGATGAGCTTGTAACCATTGTGGAAAAACTGCGGGGAGAGGACGGTTGTCCGTGGGATAAAGAACAGACGCACGCTTCCCTACTACCGTTCTTCCTTGAGGAAGCCTACGAAGTGATAGAGACCGTTGACCAGAAGGACTGGCATACGCTCGCCGAAGAATTGGGCGATATTCTACTGCATGTCGTCTTCCAGGCAAATATTGCAGAGCAGAACGACGAGTTCACTCTGCAACGGGTCATCAGTGGTATCAATGAAAAACTCGTCAATAGACACCCCCACGTCTTCGGCGACAAGGAGGCTGACGGCGCCTTCAACGCCAAGCAGAACTGGGAAGCGGCCAAGCAGGAAGAGAAGGGGCGCGAATCGAGGTTGGATGGTGTCCCCGTCACACTCCCTGCCCTCATCAGAGCTCAGCGATTACAGCAAAAGGCCGCCTACGTTGGCTTTGACTGGGAAGAGACGGACCAGGTGTGGAACAAGGTGCACGAAGAGATGGAAGAGTTGAAAAATGCAGAATCAGCTGGAGCGATAAAGCATATGGAAGAAGAAGTAGGCGATCTCTTTTTTGCTCTCGTCAACCTGTGTCGATTCCTCGACATCTCAGCTGAGGACGCTCTGAGAAAAGGAAATCAGAAATTCACTAAACGGTTTCAGGCGGTGGAGAAAGAGTTAAGACGACGAGGGAAAAAACTGGAAGAAACTGATTTAACTGAGATGGATAAGATCTGGAACAGCCAGAAAAAGAGTACTTAG
- a CDS encoding hemolysin family protein: MTILLEVGIFILMLMLSAFFSGAEAAFFSLKKSHLTDSKQHKRILRLLHQPRRLLITILTGNTLVNTSMAFFAALITADIATKAGANIALLLLLESIIVSVTILLVSEITPKILAIRNSEQFSIRVAAPVRIISIILYPIAHLLYSLTYVVSKLMRWRKEELFDSEEELRTLADLGADRGTLKHHESEMIKSVFDYGETAVREIMVPRTDIVAMEKRTSLNDALKVIRQSRFSKFPVYDESLDRIEGILYAKDMLPYLNGQRNSKELSGISREPFFVPESKQIDELLRDFQRQRQTIAIVVDEYGGTAGLATLEDIVEEVVGEIRDEFDQEVPLVTKTGTHQWLVEAKIPINDLEDVIPVSFPDDREYDTLGGFLLDHFGDIPSAASQTEYQGFRFEIRNLSENRIVKVLVSRIEEEDEQE; encoded by the coding sequence GTGACTATTCTTCTCGAAGTCGGAATCTTCATTCTTATGTTGATGCTATCGGCCTTTTTTTCCGGCGCCGAAGCGGCCTTCTTTTCACTTAAAAAATCACACCTGACCGATTCCAAACAGCACAAAAGAATACTCAGACTTCTGCATCAGCCGCGACGCCTGCTGATAACAATCTTGACGGGGAATACCCTTGTCAATACGTCCATGGCATTTTTTGCAGCCCTTATCACCGCTGATATCGCCACGAAGGCCGGCGCCAACATCGCGCTACTACTCCTGTTGGAATCGATCATTGTCAGCGTCACTATACTGCTCGTAAGCGAGATTACACCGAAGATTCTGGCCATCCGCAATTCGGAACAGTTCAGCATTCGCGTGGCGGCACCTGTCAGGATTATCAGTATCATACTCTATCCTATCGCCCACCTGCTCTACAGCCTAACGTACGTTGTGAGCAAACTGATGCGCTGGAGAAAAGAAGAGTTGTTTGACTCTGAGGAAGAGCTGAGAACACTGGCAGATCTCGGCGCCGACAGGGGTACCCTGAAACATCATGAGAGTGAAATGATTAAGTCTGTATTCGACTACGGGGAGACAGCCGTGCGGGAAATCATGGTGCCGCGGACAGATATTGTGGCGATGGAGAAACGGACTTCCCTTAACGACGCACTGAAAGTCATTCGTCAGTCGAGATTCTCCAAGTTTCCCGTTTACGATGAATCACTGGACAGAATAGAAGGAATTCTCTATGCCAAGGATATGCTGCCCTATCTGAATGGACAGAGGAACAGCAAGGAGCTGTCGGGCATCAGCCGGGAGCCCTTCTTTGTTCCGGAGTCGAAGCAGATTGATGAACTGCTGCGAGACTTTCAGCGGCAGCGGCAGACCATCGCCATAGTGGTGGACGAATACGGAGGCACCGCAGGGCTGGCCACGCTAGAGGATATTGTAGAGGAAGTGGTGGGTGAAATCCGGGACGAATTTGATCAAGAGGTGCCACTTGTAACCAAAACCGGTACCCATCAGTGGCTGGTGGAAGCAAAAATTCCAATCAACGATCTGGAAGATGTTATTCCGGTCTCATTCCCTGACGACCGGGAATATGATACCCTTGGCGGATTTCTGCTGGACCATTTCGGCGATATACCTTCTGCCGCAAGTCAAACGGAGTACCAAGGGTTCCGATTCGAGATTAGAAATTTGTCAGAAAATCGTATTGTTAAAGTTTTGGTGTCCAGAATAGAGGAGGAAGATGAGCAAGAATAA
- the ybeY gene encoding rRNA maturation RNase YbeY, translating into MTSVKTEVVNTDLSPDAETVSDLVTSILADGGVQLGDVTVIFGGDGMLHSLKRQFFHKDEYTDVIAFRLDASPDEQFEGEIYISVERAAENAGIFGVSLANELGRLICHGALHLLGYNDDTDERKTEMREFENRYLSQFSVDRFLS; encoded by the coding sequence ATGACCAGCGTCAAAACAGAGGTAGTAAACACGGACCTCTCTCCCGATGCTGAAACCGTCTCAGACCTGGTAACATCCATTCTTGCAGATGGCGGTGTTCAGCTGGGCGATGTTACCGTTATTTTCGGCGGTGATGGAATGCTTCACTCCCTCAAGCGACAGTTCTTCCACAAAGACGAGTACACCGATGTGATCGCTTTCAGGCTGGACGCGTCCCCGGACGAACAGTTTGAAGGAGAAATTTACATCAGTGTGGAAAGAGCGGCAGAGAACGCGGGCATCTTCGGCGTTTCACTAGCCAATGAACTGGGACGACTCATCTGCCACGGAGCACTTCACCTGTTGGGATACAATGACGATACAGACGAGAGAAAGACCGAAATGAGAGAGTTCGAGAACAGGTATCTTTCACAGTTTTCGGTTGACAGGTTCCTTTCGTGA
- a CDS encoding HDIG domain-containing protein, with protein sequence MPLRKNKEQTEKKDPNRQAIINRILIFGGLTLLLSLFFKGGKSLEYNYQSGDITREEIVAEFNFPILKKDEDLKADIEEAFFNEPFRFERKKEIVEEQIAEMSAFIRSIKDLSRGRKTLQETRQRLWEKRYGEEYEEAKTRVSTDSAALATIEEDFRSEYQFDVTEPEWEAFIELRQPDATEINLDEFEEYLINICRNRWAEGILDINKTEIKSAQVAIVSGDVSELMEINDCNDLEQAWTKARVEITDIYPEEENILREIGYKIIVEFMSPNVVFNREETERRQQLATAKVPRYQGIVMENERIVDANTRVTPEILLKLKSYQSEIDKREKTQKGIAVILPWIGRFLLVGIILSFFLVFLGTYRLELFEDIKILLLFSLMFLIMVGVSYLFVITFGFSEYLIPFTVAAMVLTVLFDGRIAAMFSVSLAVLVAFLIGSKLDYAVVSLFTTMSAILAVRKLRTRAQLFSAILYIVSAGIVALLALGILKRIDWTTTGNDILFILISGILAPFITYGLSALFEILFDVTSDLTLLELTDFNHPLLKKLSQEANGTFNHSVVVGNLAESCAAAVGANALLCRVGAYYHDIGKLSRPEYYIENQFSGVNRHDEISPSLSARIIASHVKEGLKLSKEYSLPSAVSDFIPMHHGTSRMEYFYQKALKQAEKDSTTVNETDFRYSGPRPNTRETGILMICESVEAATRSLKNPDLNKIEAMVDKITEEKLKEGQLDECPLTMKDLAKIKGDVRGVDGMLPVIRGIYHLRIEYPGQTVSSSKSDGQ encoded by the coding sequence AGATGAAGATCTAAAGGCCGATATTGAAGAAGCCTTCTTTAATGAACCTTTCCGCTTCGAAAGGAAAAAGGAGATTGTTGAAGAACAAATTGCGGAAATGAGCGCCTTTATAAGATCTATCAAAGATCTTTCGCGAGGAAGGAAAACCTTGCAAGAGACACGGCAGAGGTTGTGGGAAAAACGGTACGGCGAAGAATATGAAGAAGCTAAGACAAGAGTCTCAACAGATAGTGCCGCTCTGGCAACCATCGAGGAAGACTTTCGCAGTGAGTATCAGTTTGATGTGACAGAGCCGGAGTGGGAAGCGTTTATAGAATTAAGGCAACCGGACGCCACAGAAATCAATCTGGATGAATTCGAGGAATACCTCATCAATATCTGCCGCAACCGGTGGGCCGAGGGAATCCTCGACATCAATAAAACTGAGATCAAAAGTGCCCAGGTTGCAATTGTCTCCGGCGACGTTTCGGAATTGATGGAGATCAATGATTGTAACGATCTTGAACAGGCGTGGACCAAAGCTCGCGTAGAAATAACAGATATTTATCCCGAAGAGGAAAATATTCTCAGGGAGATCGGCTATAAAATTATTGTGGAATTCATGTCACCGAATGTCGTCTTCAACAGAGAGGAGACAGAACGCCGTCAGCAGCTTGCCACAGCAAAAGTTCCACGCTACCAGGGTATCGTTATGGAAAATGAGCGTATTGTGGATGCTAACACGCGTGTGACACCGGAAATCCTGCTAAAGTTGAAATCATATCAATCTGAAATCGATAAAAGAGAGAAGACTCAGAAAGGGATAGCGGTTATCCTGCCGTGGATTGGACGCTTCCTTCTGGTGGGCATCATTCTCTCCTTTTTTCTGGTATTTCTAGGAACCTATCGCCTTGAACTGTTCGAAGATATAAAAATCCTGTTACTTTTCTCGCTTATGTTCTTGATAATGGTGGGCGTATCTTACCTGTTCGTTATCACCTTCGGATTTTCAGAGTATCTTATTCCGTTCACAGTTGCCGCTATGGTCCTTACCGTACTGTTCGACGGCCGGATCGCCGCAATGTTTTCCGTCAGTCTCGCCGTCCTCGTGGCGTTCCTTATCGGTAGTAAACTCGATTATGCTGTCGTCTCACTATTTACCACTATGAGTGCTATTCTTGCTGTGCGCAAACTGCGTACGAGGGCCCAACTGTTCTCAGCTATTCTCTATATTGTCAGCGCCGGTATTGTAGCTCTCCTGGCCCTCGGTATTCTGAAGCGGATCGACTGGACTACCACGGGTAATGATATCCTCTTTATTCTCATCAGTGGAATTCTGGCGCCGTTTATCACATACGGCCTCAGTGCTCTTTTTGAGATATTATTCGATGTCACATCTGATCTGACGCTGCTTGAATTAACAGACTTCAACCATCCGCTGCTCAAGAAATTGTCACAAGAGGCAAACGGCACTTTCAACCACTCCGTGGTGGTAGGAAACCTGGCGGAGTCGTGTGCGGCTGCCGTGGGCGCAAATGCACTTCTTTGCCGCGTTGGCGCTTACTATCACGATATCGGTAAATTGTCAAGACCTGAGTACTATATTGAAAATCAGTTCAGCGGTGTAAACCGGCATGACGAAATTTCCCCCTCCCTCTCAGCCCGTATCATCGCCAGTCACGTCAAGGAGGGTCTAAAGCTTTCCAAAGAATACAGCCTCCCTTCTGCAGTGAGCGACTTTATTCCCATGCACCACGGCACCTCACGGATGGAATATTTCTACCAGAAAGCTCTCAAACAGGCCGAAAAAGATTCTACAACGGTAAACGAGACTGACTTTCGTTATTCAGGCCCCAGACCAAACACCAGAGAGACGGGCATCCTGATGATTTGCGAATCGGTGGAAGCAGCAACACGTTCGCTGAAGAATCCTGATCTGAATAAGATCGAAGCCATGGTGGACAAGATCACTGAGGAGAAGCTCAAAGAAGGTCAGCTGGATGAGTGTCCCCTCACCATGAAAGACCTCGCTAAGATTAAAGGGGACGTCCGCGGTGTGGACGGCATGCTCCCAGTTATCAGAGGCATTTACCACCTCAGAATAGAATACCCCGGCCAGACAGTTTCCTCTTCGAAATCAGACGGTCAATGA